Proteins from a single region of Amycolatopsis sp. CA-230715:
- a CDS encoding succinate dehydrogenase iron-sulfur subunit, which yields MSTATTETATESTSDEHKPVTVTLKILRFNPEVDEEAHWESYDVPAQRTDRLLNLLFYVKDYLDGTFSFRRSCAHGVCGSDAMQINGINRLACKVLMKDLFAKDGKQTTITIAPIKGLPVLKDLYVDMEPFFEAYRAVKPYLIAYGNEPTRERIQSAADRERFDDTTKCILCACCTTSCPVYWNDGSYFGPAAIVNAHRFIFDSRDEGSEERLDILNDAEGVWRCRTTFNCTDACPRGIQVTKAIQEVKRALLFKRV from the coding sequence ATGAGCACGGCAACCACCGAGACCGCGACGGAGTCCACTTCGGACGAGCACAAGCCGGTCACCGTCACGCTGAAGATCCTCCGGTTCAACCCGGAAGTCGACGAAGAGGCGCACTGGGAGTCCTACGACGTCCCCGCGCAGCGCACCGACCGGCTGCTGAACCTGCTGTTCTACGTCAAGGACTACCTGGACGGCACGTTCTCGTTCCGGCGCTCGTGCGCGCACGGCGTGTGCGGCTCGGACGCGATGCAGATCAACGGCATCAACCGGTTGGCCTGCAAGGTTTTGATGAAGGACCTGTTCGCCAAGGATGGCAAGCAGACCACCATCACCATCGCGCCGATCAAGGGCCTTCCGGTGCTGAAGGACCTCTACGTCGACATGGAGCCGTTCTTCGAGGCGTACCGCGCGGTGAAGCCGTACCTCATCGCCTACGGCAACGAGCCGACGCGCGAGCGGATCCAGTCGGCCGCGGACCGCGAGCGGTTCGACGACACCACGAAGTGCATCCTGTGCGCGTGCTGCACGACGTCGTGCCCGGTCTACTGGAACGACGGCTCGTACTTCGGCCCGGCCGCGATCGTCAACGCGCACCGGTTCATCTTCGACTCGCGCGACGAAGGCTCCGAAGAACGGCTGGACATCCTCAACGACGCCGAGGGCGTGTGGCGCTGCCGCACCACCTTCAACTGCACCGACGCCTGCCCGCGAGGCATCCAGGTGACGAAGGCGATCCAGGAAGTGAAGCGCGCCCTCCTCTTCAAGCGCGTCTGA
- a CDS encoding cupin domain-containing protein yields the protein MKAEYEFFAADEVQWTETEQVGVTERVLSRDPEDPAILTRLARWAPGLDTSFDGVITHDYVEEVYLLDGELHDLTLDRTFRAGEFAMRRPGMRHGPYRTATGCLMLETRYRP from the coding sequence GTGAAAGCCGAGTACGAGTTCTTCGCCGCCGACGAGGTCCAGTGGACGGAGACCGAGCAGGTCGGCGTGACCGAGCGGGTCCTCAGCCGCGACCCCGAGGACCCCGCGATCCTGACGCGACTCGCCCGGTGGGCACCGGGTCTCGACACTTCATTCGATGGAGTGATCACGCACGACTACGTCGAAGAGGTGTACCTCCTCGACGGCGAGCTGCACGACCTGACGCTGGACCGCACGTTCCGCGCGGGCGAGTTCGCGATGCGGCGGCCCGGCATGCGGCACGGCCCGTACCGCACGGCAACCGGCTGCCTCATGCTCGAAACGCGCTACCGCCCCTAA
- a CDS encoding SCO4848 family membrane protein: MSRRTSLFLLAFGVWSWIIWITFAKNLWDSDRAWAADGSPTAYFIVHAVLTVVSFVLGTIIGVLGLRGLRAKRRESAPAGD, encoded by the coding sequence ATGTCGCGACGCACCTCTCTGTTCCTGCTGGCCTTCGGCGTCTGGTCGTGGATCATCTGGATCACCTTCGCCAAGAACCTGTGGGACAGCGACCGCGCCTGGGCCGCCGACGGCTCGCCCACCGCGTACTTCATCGTGCACGCCGTGCTGACCGTCGTCTCGTTCGTGCTCGGCACCATCATCGGCGTGCTGGGCCTGCGCGGTTTGCGGGCTAAACGTCGTGAATCGGCGCCCGCCGGGGATTAG
- a CDS encoding D-alanyl-D-alanine carboxypeptidase family protein: protein MHSASRRSLPVLVLALLSGLLALTAGPAAASKPTPKVPAPPAACANKETPPPPVDTSEKPAPGKAAPSPLPVPAQPAGGPRMGDCGIVVPDGALNPPDTTAASWLVQDLDTGAVIAAKDPHARERPASLIKTLLGLVVVSELKPDQVITPTKEDASQECTCVGITAGTPYTVDQLLHGLLMHSGNDVAHTFATALGGVDAATAKMNALAASIGATDTHAATPSGLDGPGMSTSAFDLSVIFHQAMKHREFANAVGTKEFQFPGAPGKPPFPIYNDNKLLGHYPGFLGGKTGFTDDARHTYVGGADQNGKRLAVVMMRAEQRPTKVVDQAAQLLDYGFGLTKAGAQPVGQLTGPAQAIDPNTGQPAGSANGSTNAATAKDDPFGVTGWVLTLVVAVLIVVGFIVGHRRKQLSVPQD from the coding sequence GTGCACAGCGCTTCCCGCCGGTCGCTCCCGGTTCTCGTCCTGGCCCTGTTGTCCGGTTTGCTCGCCCTGACCGCGGGCCCGGCCGCGGCCTCGAAGCCGACGCCGAAGGTCCCCGCGCCGCCCGCCGCGTGCGCGAACAAGGAGACGCCGCCTCCTCCGGTCGACACCTCCGAGAAGCCCGCGCCCGGTAAGGCCGCCCCGAGCCCGCTGCCGGTGCCAGCCCAGCCCGCGGGCGGGCCGCGCATGGGCGACTGCGGCATCGTCGTCCCCGACGGCGCACTGAACCCGCCGGACACCACCGCCGCGTCGTGGCTCGTGCAGGACCTCGACACCGGCGCGGTGATCGCGGCGAAGGACCCGCACGCCCGTGAACGGCCCGCGTCGCTGATCAAGACGCTGCTCGGGCTCGTGGTGGTCTCCGAGCTGAAACCGGATCAGGTGATCACGCCGACCAAGGAGGACGCCAGCCAGGAGTGCACCTGCGTCGGCATCACCGCCGGCACGCCCTACACCGTCGACCAGCTCCTCCACGGGCTGCTCATGCACTCCGGCAACGACGTCGCGCACACCTTCGCGACCGCGCTCGGGGGCGTCGACGCGGCCACCGCCAAGATGAACGCGCTCGCCGCGTCGATCGGCGCGACCGACACGCACGCCGCCACCCCGTCCGGTTTGGACGGTCCGGGAATGTCCACTTCGGCCTTCGACCTGAGCGTGATCTTCCACCAGGCGATGAAGCACCGCGAGTTCGCGAACGCGGTGGGCACCAAGGAGTTCCAGTTCCCCGGCGCGCCGGGCAAGCCCCCGTTCCCGATCTACAACGACAACAAGCTCCTCGGCCACTACCCCGGCTTCCTCGGCGGGAAGACCGGGTTCACCGACGACGCCCGCCACACCTACGTCGGCGGCGCCGACCAGAACGGCAAGCGCCTCGCCGTGGTCATGATGCGGGCCGAGCAGCGCCCGACCAAGGTCGTCGACCAGGCGGCGCAGCTGCTGGACTACGGGTTCGGGCTGACGAAGGCCGGCGCGCAGCCGGTCGGCCAGCTGACCGGACCGGCGCAGGCCATCGACCCGAACACCGGGCAGCCGGCCGGATCGGCCAACGGATCGACGAACGCCGCGACGGCGAAGGACGACCCGTTCGGCGTGACCGGCTGGGTGCTGACCCTCGTCGTCGCGGTGCTCATCGTGGTGGGCTTCATCGTCGGCCACCGGCGCAAGCAGCTCAGCGTGCCGCAGGACTGA
- a CDS encoding VC0807 family protein: MTTVTAPAPASSDQSPRDALRPLLIDIGAPLALYYGLHSGFGVSDVWALGAGALVVAARTLHSLARYRRLELIATLVLVTSLAGIALSFLSGDARFMIAKDAFGSGVVGIGLLIASLVGKPVISEGMRPFVAKTEAARAAWLRLSATDGAFQRAELRITRMWGVLLFAECLVRVALAFTVPVSTMVWLSTVMMIGTMAGAMVLSGVLAHPLEAAVERELSPAAR; this comes from the coding sequence ATGACCACCGTGACCGCACCCGCGCCTGCTTCGTCCGACCAGTCGCCGCGGGACGCGCTCCGCCCGCTGCTGATCGACATCGGCGCGCCGCTGGCGCTGTACTACGGGCTGCACTCCGGTTTCGGCGTCTCCGACGTGTGGGCGCTCGGTGCCGGTGCGCTCGTCGTCGCGGCCCGCACGCTCCACAGCCTGGCCCGCTACCGCCGCCTCGAACTGATCGCGACGCTCGTCCTGGTCACCAGCCTCGCCGGGATCGCGTTGTCGTTCCTCTCCGGCGACGCGCGGTTCATGATCGCCAAGGACGCGTTCGGCTCCGGTGTGGTCGGTATCGGCCTTCTGATCGCTTCGCTCGTCGGGAAGCCGGTGATCTCCGAGGGCATGCGGCCGTTCGTCGCCAAGACCGAGGCCGCGCGCGCGGCCTGGCTGCGGCTGTCCGCCACCGACGGCGCCTTCCAGCGCGCCGAACTGCGCATCACGCGGATGTGGGGCGTGCTGCTGTTCGCCGAATGCCTGGTGCGGGTCGCACTCGCCTTCACCGTGCCGGTATCGACGATGGTGTGGCTCTCGACGGTGATGATGATCGGCACGATGGCCGGGGCCATGGTGCTCAGCGGGGTGCTGGCGCACCCGCTGGAGGCGGCCGTCGAGCGCGAGCTCAGTCCTGCGGCACGCTGA